A stretch of Triticum aestivum cultivar Chinese Spring chromosome 1D, IWGSC CS RefSeq v2.1, whole genome shotgun sequence DNA encodes these proteins:
- the LOC123169626 gene encoding uncharacterized protein: protein MEKKLSCLVGFTADLNELSNNIKEKAGSVTKTGPECPVAAAGFMCIAEEGKLMSELLACEIKNREEDDDFITEVLEDQSFNFSNDVRQIVLSIMSTYEGPCSEAVAASLLAMSKEANIVHGLLKLDQNHMDRFAKLNICESQRRHLRKFLIGIRNCKFPELLTSEPVMQSENNYGNSSNVNDMVAISSTPQITSVTAPATAISCDDTLLTKVSRKHMVKFLEIMETTKEFETVNDVPPLDIILYRELMEPAWGWQRLLPWKSGYVLFEAYLKYLDEYYYRNITRDFNLYAAACICLETEKKLSTAVGLTPKLAELSKSIKEKADSVTKSDSESPVAAAGFMCIAEEAMLMSELLECETKNREDEDDFITEVLEDKLFDFSNAVREIVFDILITYKGPFSEAVAAFMLGLKKEATLVRELLELNRNCMDRFAKLHICESLRPCLRKFLYGIRNSKFPELRTSESDQASAVNDREADHENKSMEGKSNGDLDCTTFRHLLPPPHNAVQCPVLTHLNQSSMYTKESQQIAGL, encoded by the exons ATGGAGAAGAAATTGAGTTGCCTAGTAGGTTTCACTGCTGACCTTAATGAACTGAGCAACAATATCAAGGAGAAAGCGGGCAGTGTGACTAAAACAGGTCCTGAATGTCCTGTTGCAGCTGCTGGCTTTATG TGTATTGCGGAGGAAGGCAAGTTGATGTCTGAGTTATTGGCATGCGAAATCAAGAACCGTGAGGAGGATGATGATTTCATTACTGAGGTGCTGGAAGATCAGTCATTCAACTTTAGCAATGATGTCCGTCAGATTGTGTTGAGTATTATGAGCACCTACGAAGGGCCTTGttctgaagctgttgctgcttccttGCTG GCCATGAGTAAGGAGGCTAATATTGTACATGGGTTGCTGAAGCTGGATCAGAACCACATGGACCGCTTTGCAAAGCTTAACATCTGTGAAAGTCAGCGGCGCCATTTACGGAAATTTCTTATTGGCATTCGCAATTGCAAGTTTCCAGA ATTGCTCACATCTGAGCCAGTTATGCAAAGTGAAAATAATTATGGTAACAGTTCTAATGTTAATGATATGGTCGCGATCTCTAGTACTCCCCAAATCACCAGTGTTACCGCTCCTGCTACTGCCATATCATG TGACGACACCTTGCTCACGAAGGTCAGCCGTAAACATATGGTGAAGTTTCTTGAGATTATGGAAACCACAAAGGAATTCGAAACTGTCAACGATGTGCCGCCATTGGATATCATCCTCTACAGAG AGCTTATGGAACCAGCATGGGGTTGGCAAAGGCTATTGCCCTGGAAGTCTGGTTATGTTCTTTTTGAAGCCTATTTGAAATACCTTGATGAGTACTACTACCGGAATATAACTCGTGATTTCAACCTTTATGCTGCAGCCTGTATT TGTCTGGAGACGGAGAAGAAGTTGAGTACTGCAGTAGGTCTCACTCCTAAGCTTGCTGAACTGAGCAAGAGTATCAAGGAGAAAGCGGACAGTGTGACCAAATCAGATTCTGAATCTCCTGTTGCAGCTGCTGGCTTTATG TGTATTGCGGAAGAAGCCATGTTGATGTCTGAGTTATTGGAATGTGAAACCAAGAACCGTGAGGATGAGGATGATTTCATTACCGAGGTGCTGGAGGATAAGTTGTTTGACTTTAGCAATGCTGTCCGTGAGattgtgtttgatattttgatcacCTACAAAGGGCCTTTttctgaagctgttgctgctttcaTGTTG GGCTTGAAAAAGGAGGCCACTCTTGTACGTGAGTTATTGGAGCTGAATCGAAACTGCATGGACCGCTTTGCAAAGCTTCACATCTGTGAGAGTCTAAGGCCATGCTTACGAAAATTTCTTTACGGCATTCGCAACAGCAAGTTTCCAGA ATTGCGGACGTCTGAATCAGATCAGGCAAGTGCTGTGAATGACCGCGAAGCTGACCATGAAAACAAGAGTATGGAAGGCAAGAGCAATGGAGATCTCGATTGTACAACCTTTAGGCATCTGCTCCCTCCGCCTCACAAT GCAGTGCAGTGCCCAGTTCTCACGCATCTCAATCAGAGTTCGATGTATACAAAGGAAAG TCAACAGATTGCTGGCCTCTGA